Sequence from the Paenibacillus tundrae genome:
AAGTTGGCGACATTCCAGCAGATTGGGAAGGTATCGACATCGGTCCTAAAACACGTGAGATCTATGCTGACGTTGTTAAAAACTCCAAACTCGTTGTATGGAACGGACCTATGGGCGTATTCGAAATCGAGCCATTCTCCCACGGTACACGTGCAGTAGCACAAGCTTGCGCTGAGACAGAAGCTTACACTGTAATTGGTGGCGGCGACTCCGCAGCAGCAGCAGAGAAGTTCAAATTGGCTGACAAAATGGATCACATCTCCACAGGTGGCGGTGCATCGCTCGAATTCATGGAAGGCAAAGTACTTCCAGGCGTAGTTGCATTGAACGACAAATAAGTTTTAAGCTATAGCATGAAGGAGTTGAAAACCATGAGAACACCGATTATCGCAGGTAACTGGAAAATGTTCAAAACTGTTTCCGAATCCAATGACTTCATTCAGGAAGTTAAAGGAAAAGCGGAAGTGGAAGGCGTGGAAACTGTAATCTGCGCACCTTTTACGAATCTCCCAACACTGGTAGAAGCAGTTAAAGGCACAAACATCAAAATTGGTGCCCAAAATCTTCACTTTGAAGATAATGGTGCATTCACAGGTGAAATCAGCGGCGTTATGCTGAAAGACCTGGGTGTGGAGTATGTAATCATTGGTCACTCAGAGCGCCGCCAATATTTTGCGGAAACCGATGAGACTGTCAATAAAAAACTGCATGCTGCATTCCGTCATGGATTGACTCCAATCTTCTGCCTCGGTGAAACACTTGAAGAGCGTGAAGCTGACAAAACTAAAGACGTATGCAAAGTGCAAACGGTAGCTGCTTTTGAAGGTCTGTCCGCAGAGCAAGCAGCACAAGTTGTTATTGCTTATGAGCCAATCTGGGCGATTGGAACAGGCAAATCTTCCACTTCCCAAGATGCGAATGAAGTTATTGCTTACATCCGTACATTGGTGAAAGATTTGTACAATGAGCAGGTTGCTGATGCAGTTCGTATTCAATACGGCGGCAGCGTTAAACCTGAGAACGTAACTGAATACCTCGGACAAAGCGACATCGACGGCGCACTTGTTGGCGGTGCTAGCTTGCAGCCAGCTTCGTTCATCGCGCTTGTTGAGGGGGCGAAGTAAGATGACAGCTCCAAAACCTGTAGCACTGATCATCATGGATGGCTTCGGTCTTCGTAATACGGTGGAAGGCAACGCGGTAGCGCAAGCCAAAAAGCCGAATTATGACCGTTTTATGAGCCAATTCCCACACACAACACTCACTGCTTGCGGTGAGGCTGTAGGTTTGCCAGAAGGGCAAATGGGGAACTCTGAGGTTGGTCACCTTAACATTGGTGCTGGCCGGATCGTTTACCAGGATTTGACCCGTATCTCCAAATCGATTCGCGATGGTGAGTTTTTCGATAACGAAACGCTCGTCAAAGCTGTACGTGAAGCGAAACAAAACGGTAAAAAGCTTCATCTCTACGGCTTGTTGTCTGATGGTGGCGTACATAGTCACATCGACCACTTGTTCGCTATGCTGGATCTAGCCAAAAAAGAAGAAATGAATGATGTGTATATTCATGCCTTCATGGATGGCCGTGATGTTATGCCGGACAGTGGTAAAGACTTCATGCAAAAACTGATCGCTAAAATTAAAGAGGTTGGTGTAGGACAGATCGCTACGGTACAAGGTCGTTATTACGCGATGGACCGTGACAAACGTTGGGAGCGAGTTGAGAAATCATACCGCGCTATCGTTTATGGAGATGGCCCTAAATACACTGATCCACTCAAAGCGGTTGAAGAATCGTATGAGAAATCTGTATTTGATGAATTCGTTGAACCAACGGTTATCGTCAAAGCAGATGGTGAGCCGGTAGGTTTGGTAGAAAGCGGCGATTCCGTTATCTTCCTTAACTTCCGTCCTGACCGTGCAATCCAGTTGTCGCAAGTATTCACGAACCAAGACTTCCGCGGTTTCGATCGTGGACCGAAGTTCCCAGAAGGCTTGCACTTTGTGTGCCTGACTCTATTCAGTGAGACGGTTGAAGGTTATGTGGCGTACTCGCCGAAGAACCTCGACAATACACTGGGTGAGGTTCTGGTACAGAACAACAAAAAACAACTGCGTATTGCAGAAACAGAGAAATACCCGCACGTAACGTTCTTCTTCAGCGGCGGCCGTGATGTTGAGCTTCCAGGCGAAACTCGCGTATTGATTAACTCACCAAAAGTTGCAACATATGATTTGCAACCAGAGATGAGCGCTTATGAAGTGGCAGACGCATGTGTACGCGAGATTGAAGCAGACAAACACGATGCAATCATTCTGAACTTCGCTAACCCTGATATGGTTGGACACTCCGGGATGCTGGAGCCAACAATTAAAGCGGTTGAAGTAACAGACGAGTGCATGGGACGTGTTGTAGACGCGGTTCTCGCAAAAGGCGGCGTTGTGCTGATTACTGCGGATCATGGTAACGCGGATATGGTATTCGATGAGCAAGGACGTCCGTTCACTGCACATACAACGAACCCAGTTCCATTTATCGTTACTGACCCTAATGTAACATTGCGTGAAGGTGGAATTTTGGCTGATATCGCGCCAACGATTCTTGACCTGATGCAATTGCCAAAACCGGAAGAAATGACAGGAACATCTGTCATCGCTACCCGTAAATAAGATACACAACCTTTTATATGAATTGGGCAGGTTGGCGTTTGCCCCGGAACGAAGGCAGCAGAAATAGTCTGAAGAAGCAACGCGTTCGCCTTTATCACATGATTTCAACTTATGACGATAAGTTCAAAGAAATCAGGGGATAACAGCGATCGGAAGACGATTCTGCTGACGTAGTGAATAAGGGCAAGCACAAGTTTTCCCGAATTTAAATAAATCCAAATTTAAAGGAGATTATCACTCATGACTATTATTTCTGACGTGTACGCTCGCGAAGTCTTAGACTCCCGCGGTAACCCTACAGTAGAAGTTGAAGTATACTTGGAGTCCGGCGCAATCGGACGCGCAATCGTTCCATCTGGTGCATCCACTGGTGCCCACGAAGCTGTTGAGCTTCGCGATGGTGACAAATCCCGTTACCTCGGTAAAGGCGTTCTGCAAGCTGTTAAAAACGTAAACGAAACAATCGCTCCAGAAGTAATCGGTATGGACGCATTGGATCAACTGGGTATCGACAAATTGATGATCACTTTGGATGGTACGCCAAACAAAGGTAAATTGGGCGCTAACGCAATCTTGGCAGTATCCATGGCTGTAGCACGCGCTGCTGCTGACGCTTTGGACTTGCCACTTTACGTTTACCTCGGCGGATTCAACGCTAAAGCTCTTCCAGTACCAATGATGAACATCATCAACGGTGGTGAGCACGCTGACAACAACATCGACGTTCAAGAATTCATGGTTCTTCCTGTTGGCGCACCAAGCTTCAAAGAAGCTCTTCGCGTAGGCGCAGAAATCTTCCACAACCTGAAATCTGTATTGAGCTCCAAAGGCTTGAACACAGCAGTAGGTGACGAAGGTGGTTTCGCACCAAACCTTGGTTCTAACGAAGAAGCAATCACTACAATCATCGAAGCGATCGAAAAAGCTGGTTACAAACCAGGCG
This genomic interval carries:
- the tpiA gene encoding triose-phosphate isomerase; the protein is MRTPIIAGNWKMFKTVSESNDFIQEVKGKAEVEGVETVICAPFTNLPTLVEAVKGTNIKIGAQNLHFEDNGAFTGEISGVMLKDLGVEYVIIGHSERRQYFAETDETVNKKLHAAFRHGLTPIFCLGETLEEREADKTKDVCKVQTVAAFEGLSAEQAAQVVIAYEPIWAIGTGKSSTSQDANEVIAYIRTLVKDLYNEQVADAVRIQYGGSVKPENVTEYLGQSDIDGALVGGASLQPASFIALVEGAK
- the gpmI gene encoding 2,3-bisphosphoglycerate-independent phosphoglycerate mutase gives rise to the protein MTAPKPVALIIMDGFGLRNTVEGNAVAQAKKPNYDRFMSQFPHTTLTACGEAVGLPEGQMGNSEVGHLNIGAGRIVYQDLTRISKSIRDGEFFDNETLVKAVREAKQNGKKLHLYGLLSDGGVHSHIDHLFAMLDLAKKEEMNDVYIHAFMDGRDVMPDSGKDFMQKLIAKIKEVGVGQIATVQGRYYAMDRDKRWERVEKSYRAIVYGDGPKYTDPLKAVEESYEKSVFDEFVEPTVIVKADGEPVGLVESGDSVIFLNFRPDRAIQLSQVFTNQDFRGFDRGPKFPEGLHFVCLTLFSETVEGYVAYSPKNLDNTLGEVLVQNNKKQLRIAETEKYPHVTFFFSGGRDVELPGETRVLINSPKVATYDLQPEMSAYEVADACVREIEADKHDAIILNFANPDMVGHSGMLEPTIKAVEVTDECMGRVVDAVLAKGGVVLITADHGNADMVFDEQGRPFTAHTTNPVPFIVTDPNVTLREGGILADIAPTILDLMQLPKPEEMTGTSVIATRK
- the eno gene encoding phosphopyruvate hydratase; amino-acid sequence: MTIISDVYAREVLDSRGNPTVEVEVYLESGAIGRAIVPSGASTGAHEAVELRDGDKSRYLGKGVLQAVKNVNETIAPEVIGMDALDQLGIDKLMITLDGTPNKGKLGANAILAVSMAVARAAADALDLPLYVYLGGFNAKALPVPMMNIINGGEHADNNIDVQEFMVLPVGAPSFKEALRVGAEIFHNLKSVLSSKGLNTAVGDEGGFAPNLGSNEEAITTIIEAIEKAGYKPGVDVFLGMDVASTEFYKDGKYTLAGEGKSYTSAEYVDLLASWVEKYPIITIEDGMSEDDWDGWKLLTEKLGDKVQLVGDDLFVTNTERLGRGIEQGIGNSILIKVNQIGTLTETFDAIEMAKRAGYTAVISHRSGESEDSTIADIAVATNAGQIKTGAPSRTDRIAKYNQLLRIEDQLGELAQYNGLKGFYNLKK